One part of the Tenacibaculum sp. 190130A14a genome encodes these proteins:
- a CDS encoding cellulose synthase family protein, which translates to MVLEYIIITVYTISLVLILMYALAQLNLLFNYLKSRKKQDNCPKFDLSKPEEIPYVTIQLPVFNELYVMERLLNNIAKIKYPKDKLEIQVLDDSTDESVIATAKQIEELQKTGLDIQHIRRENRVGFKAGALKEGLKTAKGEFVAIFDADFLPEEDWLEKTVPYFKNEEIGVVQTRWGHINRNYSTLTKIQAFALDAHFTLEQVGRNSKGHFINFNGTAGIWRKECIYDAGNWEGDTLTEDLDLSYRAQLKKWKFKYLEHVVTPAELPVIISAARSQQFRWNKGGAENFQKMLKRIITSSTIPFKTKIHGILHLLNSSMFTCIFLVAVLSIPMLYIKNEYAHLRIYFIVMSFFVISTLIFFVCYWFMYKRTYGGGFLNFIKYIGAFFSFFSIAMGFSLHNTVAVLEGHIGKKSEFVRTPKFNIKTLADSWKNNKYIKKRPSLNVVIEGLLTLYFAFGMYSAFIVGDQGGDFGLFPFHLMLFIGFGYVFYKSIFSKA; encoded by the coding sequence ATGGTTTTAGAATATATAATTATAACGGTTTATACCATTTCTCTTGTATTAATACTTATGTATGCTTTGGCACAGTTAAACTTATTGTTTAACTATTTAAAATCAAGAAAAAAGCAAGATAATTGCCCTAAATTTGATTTATCAAAACCTGAAGAAATTCCATATGTAACTATTCAATTACCCGTGTTTAATGAATTGTATGTTATGGAACGTTTATTAAACAATATTGCTAAAATAAAGTACCCAAAAGACAAATTAGAAATTCAGGTTTTAGATGACTCAACAGACGAGTCGGTTATTGCTACAGCTAAACAAATAGAAGAACTTCAAAAAACTGGATTAGATATTCAACACATACGTAGAGAAAATCGTGTTGGATTTAAAGCAGGGGCTTTAAAAGAAGGACTAAAAACAGCCAAAGGTGAATTTGTAGCAATTTTTGATGCCGACTTTTTACCGGAAGAAGATTGGCTAGAAAAAACAGTTCCTTATTTTAAAAATGAAGAAATTGGTGTTGTACAAACACGATGGGGTCATATTAATAGAAATTATTCTACTTTAACAAAAATTCAAGCATTTGCGTTAGACGCTCATTTTACCTTAGAGCAAGTAGGTAGAAACAGCAAAGGGCATTTTATCAATTTTAATGGAACTGCTGGTATTTGGCGTAAAGAATGCATATACGATGCTGGTAACTGGGAAGGAGATACCTTAACTGAAGATTTAGATCTTAGTTACCGCGCACAATTAAAGAAGTGGAAATTTAAATATTTAGAGCATGTAGTAACTCCTGCAGAACTTCCTGTAATTATAAGCGCTGCTCGTTCACAACAATTTAGATGGAATAAAGGTGGAGCTGAGAACTTCCAGAAAATGTTAAAAAGAATTATTACAAGTAGTACTATTCCTTTTAAAACCAAAATTCATGGAATTTTACACTTGCTTAATAGCTCTATGTTTACATGTATTTTCTTAGTTGCTGTTTTGAGTATTCCTATGCTGTATATTAAAAACGAATATGCACATTTACGAATATATTTCATTGTTATGAGCTTCTTTGTAATAAGTACGCTTATCTTCTTTGTTTGCTATTGGTTTATGTACAAGCGAACTTATGGTGGCGGTTTTCTAAACTTTATAAAGTACATAGGCGCATTTTTCTCTTTCTTCTCTATAGCAATGGGCTTTTCATTGCATAATACTGTTGCTGTATTAGAAGGGCATATTGGAAAGAAAAGTGAATTTGTACGTACACCTAAATTCAATATAAAAACTTTAGCTGATAGCTGGAAAAACAATAAATACATCAAAAAAAGACCTTCTTTAAATGTGGTAATAGAAGGTTTATTAACGCTTTATTTTGCTTTTGGTATGTATAGTGCGTTTATTGTTGGTGATCAAGGGGGAGATTTCGGTTTATTCCCATTTCATTTGATGTTATTTATTGGATTTGGATATGTATTCTATAAATCTATTTTCTCAAAAGCTTAA
- a CDS encoding transporter: MKSRIISIFILVATLFVSNGYSQEGDAKSNIQTYTPSKLLNKGQWDIKWFNNLYTETKFADSNGDSQDKLRENYFTSTVEVFTGVSENNRINVGAIIEFRSNTVGGRQALSVFSFDDTSTDRKGLTSIAPAIKWQPIENVGNFSVQTAIHIPLVSNESENNVFLDQSSWIFQNRFFYDYTLPNGKWQLFTELNTEYSFGEETSFANDTFLLVPAVFMSYFPSDKSTVLGFVQHSQRFGNFTQDYTALGFGGKYQLSKVLNLEVLYSKFVRGTDNGLGQSFNLGLRALF, encoded by the coding sequence ATGAAAAGTAGAATCATTTCAATTTTTATTTTAGTTGCAACCTTATTTGTTTCAAACGGATATTCACAAGAAGGTGATGCAAAATCAAATATTCAAACCTATACACCGTCTAAGCTTTTAAATAAAGGGCAATGGGATATTAAATGGTTTAATAACTTATATACAGAGACAAAATTTGCAGATAGCAATGGAGATTCGCAAGATAAATTAAGAGAGAATTATTTTACATCTACAGTTGAAGTTTTTACTGGAGTTTCTGAAAATAATAGAATCAATGTGGGTGCTATTATTGAGTTTCGCTCTAATACTGTAGGAGGAAGACAGGCATTGTCTGTTTTTAGTTTTGATGATACGAGTACAGACAGAAAAGGTCTTACTTCGATAGCCCCAGCAATTAAATGGCAACCTATTGAAAACGTTGGGAATTTTTCTGTTCAAACGGCAATTCACATTCCTTTAGTAAGTAATGAAAGCGAAAACAACGTGTTTTTAGATCAGAGTAGTTGGATTTTTCAAAACAGATTCTTCTACGATTACACGTTGCCAAATGGAAAGTGGCAGTTATTTACAGAATTAAACACAGAATATAGTTTTGGAGAAGAAACAAGCTTTGCAAATGATACTTTTTTATTAGTACCAGCAGTTTTTATGAGCTATTTTCCATCAGATAAGTCTACCGTTTTAGGTTTCGTTCAACATTCTCAACGATTTGGAAATTTTACACAAGATTATACAGCTTTAGGATTTGGTGGAAAGTACCAGCTATCAAAAGTTTTAAACTTAGAGGTATTGTATAGCAAGTTTGTAAGAGGAACCGATAACGGATTAGGACAGAGTTTTAATTTAGGATTAAGGGCATTATTTTAA
- a CDS encoding glycosyltransferase family 2 protein yields the protein MKKVTIKVIIPAYNEQDSIANVINDIPKIVDEVIVISNNSTDNTELNAKNAGATVLSENRKGYGYACLKGMDYVANQENQPDIIVFLDGDYSDYPEQLTEIVNPILNDNLDFVIGARVKRLREQGSMTPQQIFGNWLATFLMKLFFSAKFTDLGPFRAIKYDKLLDLKMEDKTYGWTVEMQLKALKQKLSYTEIPVKYRNRIGVSKVSGTVKGSILAGVKILGWIFKYSFK from the coding sequence ATGAAAAAAGTAACAATTAAGGTAATTATTCCTGCTTATAACGAACAAGATTCTATTGCCAATGTAATTAATGATATTCCGAAGATAGTGGATGAAGTAATTGTTATTAGTAATAACTCTACTGATAATACAGAATTAAACGCTAAAAATGCAGGCGCAACTGTTTTAAGTGAGAACAGAAAAGGGTATGGGTACGCTTGTTTAAAAGGAATGGATTATGTTGCCAACCAAGAAAACCAGCCTGATATTATTGTTTTTTTAGACGGTGATTATTCCGATTATCCTGAGCAACTTACAGAAATTGTTAATCCAATTCTTAATGACAACCTAGATTTTGTAATCGGAGCTCGTGTAAAACGACTACGTGAACAAGGATCTATGACTCCGCAACAAATTTTCGGAAACTGGTTAGCAACTTTTTTAATGAAGTTATTTTTTAGTGCAAAGTTTACCGATTTAGGTCCCTTTAGAGCTATCAAGTACGATAAGCTTCTTGACTTAAAAATGGAAGACAAAACTTATGGTTGGACCGTTGAAATGCAATTAAAAGCATTGAAACAAAAATTGAGTTACACAGAAATCCCCGTAAAATATAGAAATAGAATTGGAGTTTCTAAAGTTTCAGGAACCGTAAAAGGTAGTATATTAGCGGGCGTTAAAATATTAGGTTGGATATTTAAATACAGTTTTAAATAA
- a CDS encoding POTRA domain-containing protein, with protein sequence MKVIVSIAFLFIGLTLFSQENSIGEITIRGAKKTKVYELKKLLASKKDKPLDSIVLNDDIARLKRLPAISHAYYQVFHSEGNTYNVFVNVEENFTIIPEINFWTTTNKKLAYKVGVSDYNFLGRNIAFGGFYQNNGFNSYGINFRAPSLFSRKWGVAFHHQNWVSEEPLYFDDQTANYRYQNISFETLALYQINSKHQVQFGVNFFKEKYDYISGAVANNVPQRLNENKQLFKLIYTYDNLDYYYQYISGFKSQFYGQYVTSENEYQNDFMVFWNDFFYYKRLGDRGNWANRLRVGLSSNSNTPFAPFALDNNVNLRGVGILVDRGTGSIVWNTEYRHTLYEKKWFIIQGNVFTDFGTWRTPGGGFSDFVDSDNVRIYSGVGLRFINKKIFNAVFRIDYGYGLTQGASRGFVFGIGQYF encoded by the coding sequence ATGAAAGTAATTGTTTCTATAGCGTTTTTATTTATTGGTTTAACTTTGTTTTCGCAAGAAAATAGTATTGGTGAAATTACCATAAGAGGAGCAAAAAAAACAAAGGTTTACGAGTTAAAAAAGTTGTTAGCTTCTAAAAAAGATAAGCCTTTAGACTCAATAGTACTAAATGATGATATTGCAAGGTTAAAGCGTTTACCAGCAATATCTCACGCTTACTATCAAGTATTTCATTCGGAAGGAAATACGTATAATGTATTTGTAAATGTAGAAGAAAATTTTACCATTATTCCTGAAATTAATTTTTGGACCACCACCAATAAGAAGCTAGCTTATAAAGTTGGTGTTAGCGATTATAATTTTTTAGGAAGAAACATTGCTTTTGGAGGTTTTTATCAGAACAATGGATTTAATTCTTATGGTATTAATTTTAGAGCTCCTTCATTATTTTCTAGAAAATGGGGAGTTGCTTTTCATCATCAAAATTGGGTAAGTGAAGAGCCCTTGTACTTCGATGATCAAACAGCGAATTATAGGTACCAAAATATCTCATTTGAAACCTTAGCTCTTTATCAAATAAACAGTAAGCATCAGGTACAATTTGGTGTAAATTTTTTCAAAGAGAAATATGATTACATAAGCGGAGCAGTAGCTAATAATGTACCCCAAAGATTAAATGAAAATAAGCAGCTTTTTAAATTAATTTATACCTATGATAATTTAGATTATTATTATCAATACATAAGTGGTTTTAAAAGTCAGTTTTATGGTCAATATGTAACTTCTGAAAATGAATATCAAAACGATTTCATGGTTTTTTGGAATGATTTTTTTTACTACAAGAGATTAGGAGATCGAGGAAATTGGGCAAATCGTTTACGAGTAGGATTGTCTTCTAATTCAAACACCCCCTTTGCTCCTTTTGCATTAGACAACAATGTAAACTTGAGAGGGGTTGGAATATTAGTAGATAGAGGTACCGGAAGTATAGTCTGGAACACAGAATACCGTCATACCTTATATGAAAAAAAGTGGTTTATCATTCAAGGAAATGTATTTACCGATTTTGGTACGTGGAGAACGCCAGGAGGAGGATTTTCAGATTTTGTAGATAGTGATAATGTTAGAATTTATTCTGGTGTAGGACTTCGTTTTATCAATAAAAAAATCTTCAATGCCGTTTTTAGAATCGATTACGGATATGGTTTAACCCAAGGAGCTTCAAGAGGATTTGTTTTTGGTATCGGTCAGTATTTTTAA
- a CDS encoding carbon-nitrogen hydrolase family protein — MSNNFLKVALAQISPVWLNKELTLEKIEKSIVEASESNCELIVFGEALLPGYPFWVELTNGAQFNSKVQKEIHAHYVKNSITIEKGELDTICVLAKQHNIAVYLGIMERAQNRGGHSIYASLVYINQQGEIKSVHRKLQPTYEERLTWSPGDGNGLQVHPLKDFTVGGLNCWENWMPLPRTALYGLGENLHIAVWPGSDFNTKDITRFIARESRSFVISVSSMMRKDDFPKDTPHLDKILANAKDTLANGGSCIAGPDGEWVIPPVINKEGLIIETIDFNSVLEERQNFDPVGHYSRPDVTRLQVNRERQSTVFYD, encoded by the coding sequence ATGTCTAATAACTTCCTTAAAGTAGCTTTAGCTCAAATTAGCCCAGTATGGTTAAACAAAGAATTAACTTTAGAAAAAATAGAAAAGAGTATTGTAGAAGCTTCCGAAAGTAATTGTGAACTTATCGTTTTTGGAGAAGCGTTGCTTCCTGGATATCCTTTTTGGGTTGAGTTAACAAATGGAGCACAGTTTAATTCCAAAGTTCAAAAGGAAATCCATGCACATTATGTAAAGAATTCTATAACTATTGAAAAGGGAGAGTTGGATACTATTTGTGTTTTAGCAAAACAACATAATATAGCTGTTTATTTAGGAATCATGGAACGTGCTCAGAATAGAGGAGGACATAGTATTTATGCTTCTTTGGTTTATATAAATCAACAAGGTGAAATTAAATCGGTTCATAGAAAGTTACAGCCTACATATGAAGAACGTTTAACCTGGTCTCCAGGAGATGGAAATGGATTACAAGTGCATCCTCTAAAAGATTTTACTGTGGGAGGACTCAATTGTTGGGAGAATTGGATGCCATTACCAAGAACAGCACTTTATGGTTTGGGTGAAAATTTGCATATAGCCGTTTGGCCTGGAAGTGATTTTAATACCAAAGACATTACAAGATTTATAGCAAGAGAATCAAGGTCATTTGTTATTTCTGTATCTAGTATGATGAGAAAAGATGACTTTCCTAAAGATACTCCACATTTAGATAAGATTCTGGCCAATGCTAAAGATACACTGGCTAATGGTGGTTCTTGTATTGCAGGACCCGATGGAGAATGGGTAATTCCTCCAGTAATAAACAAAGAAGGGTTGATAATTGAAACAATCGATTTTAATAGTGTATTAGAAGAACGACAAAACTTTGATCCAGTAGGTCATTATTCAAGACCAGATGTTACAAGGTTACAAGTGAATCGCGAGCGTCAGAGTACTGTTTTTTACGACTAA
- a CDS encoding FAD/NAD(P)-binding oxidoreductase: MEHVVIIGNGISGVTAARHIRKLSDKKITIVSGETDYFFSRTALMYVYMGHMKFEHTQPYESWFWKKNRIELKKGFVTKIHTSKKELAFINGETLSFDKLIIATGSKPNKFGWPGQDLKGVMGMYHKQDLENLEKYAPDNQTCKRAVIVGGGLIGIELAEMLHSRNIPVTFLVRENSFWNGVLPAQESAMINKEILDNHIDLRLGVNLKEIKADANGKAKSVVIAETGEEIACDVVGLTAGVSPNINFVKDSDIETGRGVKVNRFLETNIKDIYAIGDCAEQHEAIGQRRPIEAVWYTGRMMGETVAQTICGNRIEYKPGHWFNSAKFIDIEYQTYGWVWAQPKENEARFYWEHESGKKCIHINYDQKSRTFIGINTFGIRMRHEFFNKVLTEKKTVDYVLEHLADANFDPEFYKLHEPEIVAKFNKENNTNIQLKKKSWKRIFSV; this comes from the coding sequence ATGGAACACGTTGTTATTATAGGAAATGGTATTTCAGGTGTAACTGCCGCAAGGCATATCAGAAAACTCTCTGATAAAAAGATTACAATTGTTTCTGGTGAAACAGACTATTTCTTTTCGAGAACTGCGCTTATGTATGTTTACATGGGGCACATGAAATTTGAACATACACAGCCTTACGAATCTTGGTTTTGGAAAAAAAACAGGATTGAATTAAAAAAAGGATTTGTTACTAAAATTCATACCTCTAAAAAAGAGTTAGCGTTTATAAATGGTGAAACTTTATCATTTGATAAACTCATAATTGCCACAGGATCAAAACCCAATAAATTTGGTTGGCCTGGACAAGATTTAAAAGGTGTTATGGGTATGTACCACAAACAAGATCTTGAAAACCTTGAAAAATACGCCCCTGATAACCAAACGTGTAAAAGAGCTGTAATTGTTGGTGGAGGATTAATAGGTATAGAATTAGCGGAAATGCTACATAGTAGAAATATCCCTGTAACCTTTTTAGTAAGAGAAAATAGTTTTTGGAATGGGGTTTTGCCTGCCCAAGAATCCGCAATGATTAATAAAGAGATTCTAGACAATCATATTGATTTACGTTTAGGAGTAAACCTAAAAGAAATTAAGGCAGATGCTAATGGTAAAGCTAAATCGGTAGTTATTGCTGAAACAGGTGAAGAAATTGCTTGTGATGTTGTGGGACTTACCGCGGGAGTTTCTCCGAATATTAATTTCGTTAAAGATTCTGATATAGAAACTGGTAGAGGAGTAAAAGTAAATCGTTTTTTAGAAACAAACATCAAAGATATTTATGCTATTGGTGATTGTGCCGAACAGCATGAAGCAATAGGACAACGCAGACCTATTGAAGCAGTTTGGTATACTGGAAGGATGATGGGGGAAACCGTAGCGCAAACCATTTGTGGAAACCGCATTGAATACAAACCTGGACATTGGTTTAACTCAGCTAAGTTTATTGATATCGAATACCAAACCTATGGTTGGGTTTGGGCGCAGCCTAAAGAAAATGAAGCTCGCTTTTATTGGGAACATGAGAGTGGTAAAAAATGTATTCATATAAATTACGATCAAAAATCTAGAACATTTATAGGTATCAACACTTTTGGTATTAGAATGCGTCATGAGTTTTTTAATAAGGTTCTTACAGAGAAGAAAACAGTTGATTACGTTTTAGAACATTTAGCAGATGCCAACTTTGATCCAGAATTTTATAAGCTTCACGAACCTGAAATCGTGGCAAAATTCAACAAAGAAAACAACACTAACATTCAACTTAAAAAGAAGAGTTGGAAACGAATTTTTAGCGTTTAA
- a CDS encoding mannosyltransferase encodes MNSFKKYSNPLLVIICLLLYFYFSYFLERTEFNTLIFLWCSLFAGSYILWKRNLDNFQFLASASLLFRLVFLFAIPNLSQDFYRFIWDGRMIFEGLNPYLSLPETFIEQRNYPIHQAVELYEGMGAMNGSHYTNYPPINQLCFFIAALFSSKSILGSVIVLRALIIFADFGILYFGKKLLEKLNLPVHSIFLYMLNPFIIIELTGNLHFESVMLFFLIWSLYLLSQRKWILSAILLACSVSVKLIPLLFLPLFFQWFVNNKSSLFSGLKQLVGFYTLTLLTILLFFVPFFSPTLIDNYANSVGLWFRNFEFNASFYYIAREIGYLFRGYNEIAIIGKIAPVLTVIFLLVLTFFRKNKSFTELITAMLFGLSFYYFTTTTMHPWYIATLLILSVFTKYRFPVIWSLVIILSYQAYANTPWKENLWFIVLEYVVVYGFMFWELFSRKKQYSDARDSLVTL; translated from the coding sequence ATGAATAGTTTTAAAAAATACAGTAATCCTTTATTGGTTATTATTTGCCTATTACTGTATTTTTACTTTTCCTATTTTCTGGAAAGAACGGAGTTTAATACACTGATATTTTTATGGTGTTCACTATTCGCGGGTTCTTATATTCTTTGGAAAAGAAACCTAGATAACTTTCAGTTTTTAGCCAGTGCTTCATTGCTTTTTAGATTGGTATTTTTATTTGCCATTCCCAATCTATCTCAAGATTTTTATCGTTTTATTTGGGATGGAAGAATGATCTTTGAAGGATTAAATCCTTATTTATCACTACCAGAAACATTTATCGAACAAAGAAATTACCCTATTCATCAGGCTGTTGAACTTTATGAAGGAATGGGAGCTATGAACGGTAGTCATTATACAAACTACCCTCCAATCAATCAGCTTTGTTTTTTCATTGCTGCTTTATTTTCTAGTAAAAGTATCTTAGGTAGTGTAATTGTATTAAGAGCTTTAATCATATTTGCAGATTTTGGTATTTTATATTTTGGTAAAAAGCTTTTAGAAAAGCTTAATTTACCTGTACATAGTATTTTCTTGTACATGTTAAATCCATTTATCATTATCGAACTTACAGGAAACCTTCACTTTGAATCGGTTATGTTATTCTTTTTAATTTGGTCTTTGTATTTGTTATCTCAAAGAAAATGGATTCTTTCGGCTATACTCTTGGCGTGTTCTGTTTCTGTTAAATTGATTCCTTTATTGTTTCTTCCACTTTTCTTTCAATGGTTTGTAAATAATAAATCATCTCTTTTTAGTGGATTAAAACAATTGGTTGGTTTTTACACATTAACCCTGTTGACCATTCTCTTATTTTTTGTACCATTTTTCTCACCAACATTAATTGATAATTATGCCAATTCTGTTGGTTTATGGTTTCGAAATTTTGAGTTTAATGCGAGCTTTTATTACATCGCTAGAGAAATAGGCTACCTGTTTAGAGGATATAATGAAATTGCCATTATTGGTAAAATCGCACCCGTTTTAACAGTTATATTTCTATTGGTTCTAACTTTTTTTAGAAAGAATAAATCTTTTACAGAACTTATAACCGCAATGTTATTTGGGCTTTCCTTTTACTATTTCACAACAACAACAATGCATCCGTGGTATATAGCAACATTGTTAATTTTATCGGTATTTACAAAATATCGATTCCCTGTGATTTGGAGTCTGGTTATCATTTTAAGCTACCAAGCTTATGCCAACACGCCTTGGAAGGAAAATTTATGGTTTATAGTTCTTGAGTATGTTGTTGTATATGGTTTTATGTTTTGGGAACTTTTTAGTCGTAAAAAACAGTACTCTGACGCTCGCGATTCACTTGTAACCTTGTAA
- a CDS encoding glycoside hydrolase family 113 yields the protein MKIVKLILLGLVCLSCSSQAQKINGVSFVASSEAINKEHIEPVKKVSANYVALMPFGFIRDISSPKVNYNAKWQWFGETNDGLKQYAKELKKESFKVMVKPQIWVSRGIYTGKIEMTSEEDWRTLEKSYEKFILGFAQTAKDINAEIFCIGTELEKFVEKRPAFWQELIQKIRKVYTGKLTYAANWDEFKRTPFWKDLDFIGIDAYFPLSKKHSPSVEEFEEGWKKHKQEIVRVREEVNKPVLFTEYGYRSVHFTGKEPWDSNRVNGQVNLENQKNALQAIYNQFWKEDWFAGGFLWKWFINYHEVGGVDNNRFTPQNKPAEKIIKQNYENK from the coding sequence ATGAAAATAGTTAAACTTATTTTGCTAGGCTTGGTATGTTTATCATGCTCAAGTCAAGCACAAAAAATTAATGGAGTAAGTTTTGTAGCTTCTTCAGAAGCTATTAACAAAGAACATATAGAACCAGTTAAAAAGGTGTCAGCGAACTATGTAGCGCTGATGCCTTTTGGCTTTATAAGAGATATTTCATCTCCCAAGGTAAACTACAATGCAAAATGGCAATGGTTTGGAGAAACGAATGACGGATTAAAACAATATGCAAAGGAGTTAAAAAAAGAATCTTTTAAGGTAATGGTGAAACCTCAAATTTGGGTTTCTAGAGGGATTTATACAGGTAAAATAGAAATGACCTCGGAAGAAGATTGGAGAACTTTAGAAAAGAGCTACGAAAAGTTTATTTTAGGATTTGCTCAAACTGCCAAAGATATAAATGCAGAAATTTTTTGTATTGGAACAGAACTCGAAAAATTTGTTGAAAAAAGACCTGCGTTTTGGCAGGAGTTGATACAAAAAATACGAAAAGTATATACTGGTAAACTTACTTATGCCGCAAATTGGGATGAATTTAAAAGAACCCCTTTTTGGAAAGATTTAGATTTTATTGGTATAGACGCTTATTTTCCATTAAGTAAAAAACACTCGCCATCTGTTGAAGAATTTGAAGAAGGATGGAAAAAGCACAAACAAGAAATAGTAAGAGTTAGGGAAGAAGTAAATAAGCCTGTTTTATTTACAGAATATGGATATAGGAGTGTTCATTTTACTGGTAAAGAACCGTGGGATTCTAATAGGGTAAATGGACAAGTTAATTTGGAAAATCAAAAAAACGCTTTACAAGCAATCTACAATCAGTTTTGGAAAGAAGATTGGTTTGCAGGTGGATTTCTTTGGAAGTGGTTTATAAATTATCATGAGGTGGGAGGTGTTGATAATAACAGATTTACACCGCAAAATAAACCAGCTGAGAAGATAATTAAACAGAATTATGAAAATAAATAA
- a CDS encoding 4Fe-4S binding protein yields the protein MKNIKHTGLIIFLIGLSIFTGSIFLGSFSLTSGELDEFLKEKNYKSEVIKEELTKAVVTSDELNIFEFSSRVRGAYQASNDHYDALIAKYDAEKNWDKKGEQYQYKIFGKPHTLSFDLAKKAGKGFVKENQGLLWWLTFGLGILGALLFILPNLKLLGNPGIKNNGIYLESSTNRGAIAWFVLVYLVTFYLLLYFMPDYVVNWTYILDPISKALNGGAASQWFVYGFLYCVIMIVMAARMYIKYRHNKYQVVRTTSVLFFQIVFAFLIPEIMTSLNMPGYDFKNAFPLDYDFFFEWNLDSLKNSGAVGIFILVWGIVLTLIIVPVMVYFFGKRWYCSWVCGCGGLAETLGDPYRQHSDKSLNAWKLERWLIHSVLVFSLVMTLVTLYCYFTGAESFIGIKSQWIKDTYSFLIGAWFAGVIGTGFYPIFGNRVWCRFGCPLAAYLGLVQRFKSRFRITTNGGQCISCGNCSTYCEQGIDVRSYAQKGENIVRASCVGCGICSAVCPRGVLKLENGPEKGRINPTEVLLGNDVDLMKLVNEK from the coding sequence ATGAAGAATATTAAACATACTGGACTAATCATTTTTTTAATTGGTCTATCAATCTTTACAGGAAGTATTTTCTTAGGTTCATTTAGTTTAACCTCAGGAGAATTAGATGAATTCTTAAAAGAGAAAAATTATAAAAGTGAAGTAATTAAAGAAGAACTTACCAAAGCAGTAGTTACTTCTGATGAACTAAACATCTTTGAGTTCTCTAGTAGAGTCCGAGGTGCTTACCAAGCTTCAAATGATCATTACGATGCATTGATTGCAAAGTATGACGCGGAAAAAAACTGGGACAAAAAAGGAGAACAATATCAATATAAAATCTTTGGAAAACCACATACTTTAAGTTTCGATCTAGCAAAAAAAGCAGGAAAAGGATTTGTAAAAGAGAACCAAGGGTTACTTTGGTGGCTTACCTTTGGATTAGGAATCCTTGGAGCTCTGTTATTTATTCTTCCAAATCTTAAATTATTAGGAAATCCTGGAATCAAAAACAATGGAATTTACCTGGAATCAAGTACCAACCGCGGAGCAATTGCATGGTTCGTTTTAGTATACTTAGTAACTTTTTACCTATTGTTATATTTCATGCCAGATTATGTGGTTAACTGGACTTATATATTAGACCCTATTAGCAAGGCTTTAAACGGAGGTGCAGCTTCTCAGTGGTTTGTATACGGATTCTTATACTGCGTTATCATGATTGTGATGGCAGCAAGAATGTATATTAAATACAGACACAATAAGTACCAGGTTGTAAGAACTACTTCAGTTTTGTTTTTTCAAATAGTATTTGCCTTTTTGATTCCAGAAATTATGACCAGCTTAAACATGCCTGGATATGATTTTAAAAATGCATTTCCTTTAGATTACGATTTCTTTTTTGAGTGGAATTTAGACAGTTTAAAAAACAGTGGTGCTGTTGGTATTTTTATACTGGTTTGGGGTATTGTTTTAACGCTTATTATTGTTCCTGTAATGGTTTATTTCTTTGGAAAAAGATGGTACTGTTCTTGGGTTTGTGGTTGTGGAGGATTGGCTGAAACATTAGGAGACCCATATAGACAACATTCTGACAAAAGTTTAAATGCATGGAAATTAGAACGATGGTTAATTCACTCTGTGTTGGTTTTTTCTTTGGTGATGACTCTGGTAACTTTATATTGTTATTTTACAGGAGCCGAGTCATTTATCGGAATTAAATCTCAATGGATAAAAGACACGTACAGCTTTTTAATTGGAGCTTGGTTTGCGGGAGTTATTGGAACTGGTTTTTACCCAATATTCGGAAACCGTGTATGGTGTCGCTTTGGTTGTCCATTAGCTGCTTATTTAGGTTTAGTACAACGTTTCAAATCAAGGTTTAGAATTACTACCAATGGAGGGCAATGTATTTCTTGTGGAAATTGTTCTACTTATTGTGAACAAGGTATTGATGTTCGTTCTTATGCACAAAAAGGAGAGAATATTGTTCGTGCTAGTTGTGTTGGATGTGGAATTTGTTCGGCAGTATGTCCTCGTGGTGTATTAAAACTTGAAAATGGACCGGAAAAAGGACGTATTAATCCTACAGAAGTTCTATTAGGAAACGATGTTGATTTGATGAAATTAGTGAATGAAAAATAA